The segment GTGTTTAATCCTTCGATCCAGTTTTCGATCGGTGATAAAGTCAAATTAATTTTCATGTGTATTCAATTTGTTTTTATTGGCCACATGGAGTTCACAAGAGGATTTTTGTCCACAGCTTGGAGGTTAACCAATCCTGTTCCTTCCATATCTTCAACAATGCGTTAAACTATTTCTTTAATGTGATTGTCATTTTTCTTTTTACTCTCTATTCCATTCAAGACCCTACGGATCTCGTTGGCATTGTCCATACATGCGATCATGGCATCTTCTTCTCCTTGATCTAGCAAGGCTTTGAATGTTGCTAAATTATCTATATATGCACCCAGTGCTGTACTAATATGCTTTTTGTTTTGCTTGAATATAGGAGCCCACATCTGTGGTGAACTCTTTGCTAACCTGACAGTTGATGCAAACCCACTTCCTGCCAGATTGAATATATTTGCTTCGTTTTTTTCAATCTCCAATACCGTCTGTCCCAACACAAATGAGCTAATGTGAGAAATGTGAGAGACATAAGCGATATGTAAGTCATGAGACTTGCTTCCCATTTCAATCACATGCATACCCAACTGATCTAAGCATGACTTAGCCAACTCATAGGAAGAAACTTGCGACTCTTCCGCATCACAGATAATTCCTGTTTTGCCCTCAAACAAAGTTGAGAAAGCGGCCTCTGGACCTGAATTTTCTGTACCAGCAATTGGATGAGCTGCTACAAAGTTCTTTCTGTTAGGATGTCCTTGTACTGCCAAACATATTTGTTCTTTGGTTGATCCCAAATCCATCACTGTCGTCTGATCGCTGATTTGACTGAGCAATGATGGCAGCAACTTGCTCATTCCATCTACTGGTATTGCCAAAATGATCAAATCGGATACACTTACCGCTTGCTGGTACGCAACCGCTTCATCCACCAAACCTAACTGTACCGCCTTTTGGGCATTCTCGTCGCTGAGATCTACCCCTAGAATCTGATCTGCAAAGCCTACTTCCCTAAGCCTTTTACCTACGGATCCTCCTATCAGTCCCAACCCTATAATTGATACGATCATGCTTTTACTGTTTCCAATCTATTGATCACTTTTTTCAACGCTTCCTGTGTCGAACACAAAGAAATCCTGATATACCCTTCTCCATTAGATCCGAAAATAGTTCCTGGAGTGATAAATACATGTCTTTCTTGAAGTATCTCATCTACGAATTCTTCACTCTGTCTACCCGATGGAATTCTGGCCCAAAGGAACATGCCTGACTGCTCTTCGTCATGTTTACAACCCAAAACATCCAGAATTTGTTCAGCCAATTTTCTTCTTTTGGCATATTCCTGATTGATAGAATCAAACCATGATCTGGGCAGACTCAAGGCTTTGACAGCTGCATCCTGAATCGGACGAAACATCCCAGAGTCTACATTGGATTTTACTCTCAATATCGCATCGATGTATTCTTTGCGACCACTGACCATACCCACTCTCCATCCAGCCATATTGAATGCCTTGCTCATGGAGTTTAACTCCAAACAATTTTCCATACTGCCTTCTACAGACAACATACTCAAAGGCTTTTCATTGAGAATAAAGCTGTATGGGTTGTCGTTCACGATCAAAATATCATGCTGACCTGCAAACTCAACCAAGCTCCTCAAAATTTCCTTGTTGGCTCTTTTGCCAGTGGGCATATTGGGGTAGTTCACCCACATCAACTTGGCAGCTTTTAGATCTGCCTTATCGATGGTACTGAATTTAGGCACCCATTCATTTTCTTCTTTCAGATCGTAAAACGCCACTTTAGCTCCCATCATTTCAGCAGCGGTCTTGTATGCTGGATAGCCTGGATTAGGAATCAAAACAGTATCTCCAGGATTCAAAAATGCCATAGAAATATACATCACCCCCTCCTTAGAACCTAGCAAAGGCAGTACTTCATTGGCAGGATCAACAGTCACACCATAGTGTGATTGGTAGAATCCAGCAATCGCCGATCTCAATTCTGGTATCGATCTATACGATTGATATGCATGGTTGGCTGTATTGCTCGCACTCTTAATTAATTCCTCAGCCACCTCTGGTGCTGGAGGCATGTCTGGGCTACCAATCCCAAGATTGATAACGTCTTTTCCTGATGCAACCATGGCTCTTATCTCGTCCAATTTTTTGGAGAAATAGTACTCTTGTACATCTGCTATTCTATCTGCTACCTTTATCATAATCAGGCATTAAACCTTTTTCATATTCACCATGTATTTCTATCAGCTCCGAACTCTTAGCTATTTCCTTGAGTGATTGCTGGTACTCATCATAATCCTCCCAAGTCACATCGATATTGAATGCGTAGCGATAGGGTTGGCCCAAAACTGGCATAGACTGTATCTTGGTCAGGTTGATATTGTGCTCCTTAAACGCCACTAAAACATCAGACAATCTACCTGGATCATGTTTGGTCATGACTCTCAATGATGCCTTTTCTGGCACTTTGGTCTGACCGTTCATACGACTTTTGATTATTAAAAATCGCGTATAATTTTGTTTATTGGTTTCGATATTCTCTTCCAAAATCGGCATATCAAACAACTGTGCTGCCTTTTTACTAGCGATCGCAGCAGCATTGGTCATATTTGACTCTTTGATCAGCCGTACACTGTCTGCAGTATCTTCATATTCCGTCAGTTTCATATTAGGATACTGTGTCAAGAAATCCGAACACTGCAACAGCGCCATCGGATGGGAAAACACCTGATTGATGTCTTCCAATTTGACTCCTGCATGTGCGATCAAATTCATCTCTATCCTGATATATACCTCTCCGGTTACTTCTAAATCAAATTCCGAAATCAAAGCATAGTTTGGCAGGATGCTACCAGCTATTGTGTTTTCGATGGCCATCACGCCATAATCCAATTCTTTGGCCTGTATCGCTTTGGCCAAGGATCTAAAACTACTAAACGGCTTCAAATCCAAGTCATGCCCATTAAAATACTTGCTAGCTGCCTGATCGTGAAACGAACCTAAAACACCCTGAATTCCAACCTCCATTTAATCCTGTTTTTATCAAAAAAAAACCCCGATGCTCTCGGGGTTTTCATATTTCTTATCACTATAAAGAACTATTCTTTAACCCCTGATGCCTCTGCATAGAAATAAAAATAATAGTTACGATATGCTTTTGATTTTTCCATTTGTGTATTTCGTACTCCAAAGGTGAAAATTGATTAAATAATATCAAAGCGTTTGCTAGAAAATGTTTGAAGATTTTCAAAATTCTAATTAATAGCTATAGAATTTTGTAAAAATTTCATCTTTTACCGTTGCAATCTCTTTCTTTGCAACCTATTTCATCTCTTTTACATTAAGCTATATAAGTGGATAGATTAAAGATAGTATTGGTTTTCGTAGGGCTTGGTATATCGCTTAGCACTTTTGGTCAAGGAATTTTGCAAAGAGATGGTCTGTCCAAAATGGATCAGGGAGCTCAGGCCATGTATGATGGTCATTATGAAGAGGCGGATCAGTTGTTCAGAGAGTCTATGAACCTACTGGGCAAGCTTCCTAGTGAGATGGCATATTACTTCGGTAGGAATTCCTACCACCTTGCCAAATACAAGCAGGCCATCAACTGGCTCACCAAATATGTACAACTAAAAGGCACATCTGGACAAT is part of the Reichenbachiella agarivorans genome and harbors:
- a CDS encoding tetratricopeptide repeat protein, whose product is MDRLKIVLVFVGLGISLSTFGQGILQRDGLSKMDQGAQAMYDGHYEEADQLFRESMNLLGKLPSEMAYYFGRNSYHLAKYKQAINWLTKYVQLKGTSGQYYDEAVLYLDRSNEAYKKIKEQEVHETENKLTTDGYYDCPSSYVMCPICHGGGVLIKQGKFGAEYQTCPYSGISGKLTCEQYNQYLMGELGMEMSDE
- a CDS encoding prephenate dehydratase, which codes for MEVGIQGVLGSFHDQAASKYFNGHDLDLKPFSSFRSLAKAIQAKELDYGVMAIENTIAGSILPNYALISEFDLEVTGEVYIRIEMNLIAHAGVKLEDINQVFSHPMALLQCSDFLTQYPNMKLTEYEDTADSVRLIKESNMTNAAAIASKKAAQLFDMPILEENIETNKQNYTRFLIIKSRMNGQTKVPEKASLRVMTKHDPGRLSDVLVAFKEHNINLTKIQSMPVLGQPYRYAFNIDVTWEDYDEYQQSLKEIAKSSELIEIHGEYEKGLMPDYDKGSR
- a CDS encoding prephenate dehydrogenase encodes the protein MIVSIIGLGLIGGSVGKRLREVGFADQILGVDLSDENAQKAVQLGLVDEAVAYQQAVSVSDLIILAIPVDGMSKLLPSLLSQISDQTTVMDLGSTKEQICLAVQGHPNRKNFVAAHPIAGTENSGPEAAFSTLFEGKTGIICDAEESQVSSYELAKSCLDQLGMHVIEMGSKSHDLHIAYVSHISHISSFVLGQTVLEIEKNEANIFNLAGSGFASTVRLAKSSPQMWAPIFKQNKKHISTALGAYIDNLATFKALLDQGEEDAMIACMDNANEIRRVLNGIESKKKNDNHIKEIV
- a CDS encoding pyridoxal phosphate-dependent aminotransferase is translated as MIKVADRIADVQEYYFSKKLDEIRAMVASGKDVINLGIGSPDMPPAPEVAEELIKSASNTANHAYQSYRSIPELRSAIAGFYQSHYGVTVDPANEVLPLLGSKEGVMYISMAFLNPGDTVLIPNPGYPAYKTAAEMMGAKVAFYDLKEENEWVPKFSTIDKADLKAAKLMWVNYPNMPTGKRANKEILRSLVEFAGQHDILIVNDNPYSFILNEKPLSMLSVEGSMENCLELNSMSKAFNMAGWRVGMVSGRKEYIDAILRVKSNVDSGMFRPIQDAAVKALSLPRSWFDSINQEYAKRRKLAEQILDVLGCKHDEEQSGMFLWARIPSGRQSEEFVDEILQERHVFITPGTIFGSNGEGYIRISLCSTQEALKKVINRLETVKA